The following are from one region of the Sardina pilchardus chromosome 4, fSarPil1.1, whole genome shotgun sequence genome:
- the si:dkey-57a22.14 gene encoding gamma-crystallin S-1: MGKIIFFEEKNFAGCSYECCNDCIDLQSYFRRCNSIKVESGCFMIYEGASFTGLQYFVCPGEYPEFQAWLATNDCVCSCRVIPQLNDSFKLSIYERLEFGGQMLDLTDSCPNVLDSFRTNDIFSCKVKGGNWLFYDQPNYKGRIYLLEPREYSRFSEWGGVTARVGSIKRIVEY, translated from the exons ATGGGAAAG ATCATTTTCTTTGAGGAAAAAAACTTCGCTGGTTGCTCCTATGAGTGCTGCAATGACTGCATAGACCTGCAGTCTTATTTCCGCCGATGCAACTCCATCAAGGTGGAGAGCGGCTGCTTCATGATATATGAAGGTGCCAGCTTCACAGGCCTCCAGTACTTTGTGTGCCCAGGAGAATACCCGGAGTTTCAGGCTTGGCTGGCCACTAACGACTGTGTATGTTCCTGTCGTGTGATTCCTCAG TTGAATGACTCCTTCAAACTCTCTATCTACGAGAGACTTGAGTTTGGTGGCCAGATGCTGGATCTCACCGACAGCTGCCCAAATGTCTTGGACAGCTTCCGCACCAATGATATTTTCTCCTGCAAGGTGAAGGGGGGCAACTGGCTTTTTTACGACCAGCCTAACTACAAGGGCAGGATTTATCTGTTGGAGCCAAGAGAATACTCAAGATTCAGTGAGTGGGGAGGAGTTACTGCTCGAGTGGGCTCCATCAAGCGCATTGTGGaatactga
- the si:dkey-57a22.15 gene encoding gamma-crystallin M2 produces the protein MGKIIFYEDRNFQGRSYECSNDCTDLHSYFSRCNSIKVDSGCFMIYERPNYMGHQYFIRRGEYPDYQRWMGFSNCIRSCRVIPMYRGSYRMRIYEKADFGGHMMEFMDDCPCVSDRFHHRHVYSCNVMNGYWIFYEYPNFRGRQYFVKPGEYRRYRDWCATSAIVGSFRRVTDF, from the exons ATGGGTAAG ATTATCTTTTACGAGGACAGGAACTTCCAAGGTCGTAGTTATGAGTGCAGTAATGACTGCACAGACCTGCACTCGTACTTCAGCCGCTGCAACTCCATCAAGGTGGACAGCGGCTGCTTCATGATATATGAACGCCCCAACTACATGGGCCACCAGTACTTCATAAGGAGGGGGGAGTACCCAGATTATCAGAGGTGGATGGGCTTCAGTAACTGTATCCGATCTTGCAGAGTCATTCCCATG TACCGTGGCTCCTACAGGATGCGTATCTATGAGAAGGCCGACTTTGGTGGTCACATGATGGAATTCATGGATGACTGTCCCTGCGTGTCCGACCGCTTCCACCACCGCCATGTCTACTCCTGCAACGTGATGAACGGCTACTGGATCTTTTACGAGTACCCAAACTTCAGGGGCAGACAGTACTTCGTGAAGCCAGGGGAGTACAGGAGATATCGAGACTGGTGTGCTACCAGCGCAATTGTTGGCTCTTTCAGAAGGGTCACTGACTTTTAG